GTTCTACAGCGCATCAATGATAAACCTTATGATATAACTTGTTGCGGGTTTGGTGGTGATCCGCGTGCTAAAGCAAAGTATTTTTCATTTTGGATAAATACTGATGATAAGGTTATTGCTATAGCAATCGATTTAGAGGAATATGCGGTTTCAAACATAGTTACTAGTTCTGTGACGCATCTTGGCGAAACTGTCGAAATTCAGTCAGACCGCTTACCTTACGAATTACCTGACGGCACAGTCGACCTTGGAGTACGTGCTCCTGTAGAAACAGTACGGATACAGCAACGAAATGCTAATCTAAACACGTTTGCGCTAATAATGGTATTAGCTATAATATCGGGTGTGTGTTCTTTCACATTTAACAAACAATAATTGCTGTTGGCTTCAAATTATAGCTACGGATGAATATATCGTATCGAACAAGTTACTAGATTACCTTTAGGAAGGCAAGTGCAATTATAACAAAATGGATGAAGGTTGCTGAACATGAAAATCCTTGCGATGTTGGATATACCGATGATTGTAGTACACCTGAAGAAGAATGTCTGTATGTAGCGGTTATTTTTCCTGGAATACCATGTGAATTTATCCATAAAATGGGTAGAGCGAAAAGAACTTTAACGTTGATAAATTGCGAAAGACTAACATTTTTGGAAGGTAGAGAAGCACGATAACTGACCTTCTTTTGCGATAACACCAGCGAAATAACCCTCCCAAACCTCTAAACTCAAAATCTTTAGGTGTTTAACCATTTCCAACTAAAGTATGAATTCAGAATATAATCATCTTTCGATTCCTTTGCATAGCAAGATGCAGTTAGACCGGGAGCAATACCATATGCAACAGGATTAGGGCTAGAATCTAGATGAATCGTAGTGTCACTGATATCAGGTCACCGCCTCCTGAATCAGGACGATGTCTTTTTCCGTGCTTGTGCGAAATAAAGCTGTCTGGCAATTATCGGAGCCGCTAGCCATTGGACTTCAGGATTTGAAAACTCGTCACTTGATTGGTATGCGTTTAACCCATTCGATCCGATCAAAATCCTCGTCATCGCTTACTATGTCAGTTATATTTAGTTCCCTCATTGATGCCGCATGAAATGCATCCCTTGGTAAAAGGTGGTAATTTTCGATCAATTCTACTGCTAGTAAAGGAACTGTTGGAGATACGCTAATTACCTCCAGATTAGGAATCGAGTAAATTGCTTCTACTATAGTTTTCATTATATGCTTCTTGTTGTTCCTAATAAGTACCCACATAATTTCATCCAATGCGAGAGCAGAAGTTACGGCATTTCTCTTGCCTTTAATTACACTATCCTGTATCCTCCGTGCGTTCTCGCCTTTACTAGTTGTATCTAACGATGTGAAAAGGAAGAAGTTTGCATCAAGATAGATCACTTGAAGACCCCCTTATACAGTTTGTCTCCGTATAACATTTGCTTCGTAACATCCATGCCTTCCTTCTCCCTTAATTCATCCCATTTCTTAATGAAATCCTCGCCCATTAATTTTATTTCCACATGTTTGTCCTTTACTTCAAGAGTGACATAGCTGTTCTCTCTGAGTCCAAGACTATCTCTGATAATCTTCGGAATTACAAGCTGACCTTTCGCTCCTATTCTAACCTTAAGTTTAACCATTTCCTACTTTAAGTAGGAAATATTCGGAATATAAGTATTCCTAACGTTGCACATGACTGTATGCTACAATTTACATTAGCAATCAACAAATAAAAAATAATTTTCACCACGCATAGTCATTGCGCTCCAGGGTTAGAAGGTGCCTTGGGCGATTAGTAGTGGCAGGCTGAACTGCTCGCCGAAGCTCGCAGCGTACACCCCCACCCTATCAACGCCATCTTCTTTGGCAGCCCTTGTCCATAAGGATGGTTGCCTTTTCTCGGGAGAGGCTTCCCCCTTAGATGCTTTCAGGGGTTATACTCAATGGCTTAGCTGCTCGGCTTGCCCTATCGGACAACCGATACACCAGAGGCCACGCTGCCCTGTTCCTCTCGTACTAGGGGCAACTTCCCCTCAAGCAACCACGCTTCCATCAGGCAGAGACCGACCTGTCTCACGACGGTCTAAACCCAGCTCACGTTCCCTTTTGATAGGCGAGCAGCCTCACCCTTGGCTCCTGCTGCAGAACCAGGATAGGAAGAGCCGACATCGAGGTACCAAACCGCGGGGTCGATGGGAGCTCTCGCCCGCGACGAGCCTGTTATCCCTAGGGTAACTTTTCTGACACCACCAGCCCCCAATAGTGGGGACATGATGGATCGCTAGGCCAGGCTTTCGCCTCTGAATCTCCTGCTTTTAAAGATCCAGTCAGGCCGGCTTTTGGCCTTACCCTCACCGGCGGAGTTCTAACCCGCCTGAGCCGACCTTTGGGCCCCCTCGATACATTTTCAAGGGGGTGCCGCCCCAGCCGAACTGCCCACCTGCTGGTGTCCCTCTCGCGAGGTAAGCGATACAGCAATAGATGGCTGGTGTTACACTTTCGCCTCCACCACCCCCGGAGAGATGGCTTCGAAGGCTCCCAGCTACGCTCTGCATCCACAACCATACCGCAACAACAGGCTGCAGTAAAGCTCCACAGGGTCTTCTCTCCCCGATGGAAGTTCGTGGACTGTTCGTCCACGTTATGTGGCTTCACCGGGCTGTAGGCGGGGACAGTGGGGCCCTCGTTGGTCCATTCATGCACGTCGGAACTTACCCGACAAGGCATTTGGCTACCTTAAGCAACCATTTTGGTTGGACTATATCTTCACAAATGCGGCCTTTCTTAGACTTGCATTGTGTCTGGCATATAGTCTCTGAGGACATCCCGGAACTTCTACTTCAGAGCAGAAAGCACATCTGCAATTGTATACTTTCTATTTCCTTTTTCATGCTGAAACGAAAGAACCTTCTTTGCAAGTTCTATGAAACCTTCCTTTGTCTGATGCCGTTTTTCTTCCAAAGACAGCACAACTTCTGCAAAGTTCTTGAAGTCAGCTGCTTTGATATGCAGTTTGTTCCTCTTGAAAAACGGGATCACTTTTTCCTTTAG
This genomic stretch from Nitrososphaerales archaeon harbors:
- a CDS encoding AbrB/MazE/SpoVT family DNA-binding domain-containing protein codes for the protein MVKLKVRIGAKGQLVIPKIIRDSLGLRENSYVTLEVKDKHVEIKLMGEDFIKKWDELREKEGMDVTKQMLYGDKLYKGVFK
- a CDS encoding type II toxin-antitoxin system VapC family toxin → MIYLDANFFLFTSLDTTSKGENARRIQDSVIKGKRNAVTSALALDEIMWVLIRNNKKHIMKTIVEAIYSIPNLEVISVSPTVPLLAVELIENYHLLPRDAFHAASMRELNITDIVSDDEDFDRIEWVKRIPIK